The following DNA comes from Populus trichocarpa isolate Nisqually-1 chromosome 19, P.trichocarpa_v4.1, whole genome shotgun sequence.
ATGGCTTTGACTGAAGCTGCAAATTTGTCTGGATGGGATTTGAGGAATGTTGCGGATGGGTAAGCACTTgacttaattatttaaatttatagtaatttttttttgttttcaatgataTGATGTAAGTGATAAAATTCTCAAATTCAAAccttttctttataataataataataataataagtttcgAACCATTTAAATGATTGAAATTACTGAAATTTTCACTATTTTGTTTGTATAATTATGCTTGACTTATTCACAATTTTGTTGACAATTATTTGCAGGCATGAAgcaaaatttataaagaaaattgttGGGGAGATTTCCAGGGAACTGAGCAGCACATACTTGTTCATAGCCTTCTATCCAGTCGGGATAAACTCTCGTGTGCAACAATTGAACTTTTTATTAAATGCTGGATCAAACGAGGTCTGCATTGTAGGAATATGTGGAATGGGAGGCATAGGGAAAACAACCATTGCCAAGGCCATGTATTATGAGTTGTTTCATAGTTTTGATGGGAAATGTTTTCTTGCCAATGTTCGAGAAATTTCACAGCAGCCAAATGGTCATGTCAAACTGCAAGAACAACTTCTTTTTGATATCCTGAAGACAGACAAGATTAAGATTGGCAATGTTGACAGAGGAATGAATATGATAAAGGAAAGACTTCACAGTAGAAAAGTCCTTCTCATACTGGATGATGTAGATAAATTAGATCAGTTACAAGCGATAGCGGGGAGTCGAGATTGGTTTGGTTCAGGAAGCAGAATCATTGTAACAACAAGAGATAAGCATGTTCTAACAGTTCTTGGAGCTGATCGAGTATACATGGCTAGAGAAATGAATGACATCGAAGCTTTGGAGCTCTTTAGTTGGCATGCCTTCCGAACAAGCCATCCCGTCGAAGATTATAAGGAGTTGTCAGAACAAATTGTTGACTACTGTGGAAGATTGCCACTAGCACTTGAAGTAATAGGCTCTTTTCTATTTGGTAGAAGTATAGTTGAATGGAAAAGTGCATTGGAAAAACTGAGAAGAATTCCTGATGATCAAATTCAGAAAAAGCTCCAAATAAGTTTTGATGGCCTGAATGATGACACACAGAAAGATTtattcctcgatatatcatgtTTCTTTGTTGGGATGGACAAGGAATATGTGTTACCAATATTAAatggttgtgatttttttgcaGACATTGGACTTGGTGTCCTCACTCAGAGGTGCCTTGTATCTGTTAATGAAAAGAACAAGCTAATAATGCATGATTTGCTTCGAGATTTGGGGAGAGAAATTGTTCGTGCGCAATCACCGAACAATCCGGGAAGGCGGAGTAGATTATGGATTCGTGAAGAAGTTGCTGACATTTTGAGAAGAAACATGGTGAGTGATTCCAACTTATCATCATATAaattcatgttttgaaaaaatatctgATCCTTTCCTCTTGACGTGGTTTATTGACAGGCAACTGAAGCAACCCAAGGGATGGCCATAAACTTGCTGAAAGGGAATGACATGAAAGTGGATTTAAATGTGTTTTGCAATCTGCAAAACCTAAGGCTGCTCCAGCTCAATCATGTAAAGCTTGCTGGAGGCTGTGAATATCTTTTGAGAAAATTAACCTGGCTCTGCTGGCATGGATTTCCACTCTCGTTCATACCTGATGGCCTCTATGGGGAAAACCTTGTTGCTATAGATATGCGACACAGCAACCTAAGACAGGTTAAGAATTCTAAGGTATGCTAAAACTAACAAATATTTATCTAAACTTTAGTATGCTATCAAACAATAACAATTTCTTTCTAACTCCTGAATCTTGCTTCTTTTCCTCAGTTCCTTTTGAAGTTGAAGTTTCTTAATCTCAGTCATTCTCATTACCTATATCGGACTCCCGACTTTTCCAGACTTCCACATCTGGAGAAGTTAAAACTCAAAGACTGCAGAAGTTTGGTTGAAGTTCATCATTCTATTGGATACCTTGATAGACTTGTTTtggtaaatttaaaagattgcAAGCAACTTAGGAGGCTCCCGAGTAGCTTCTGGAAGTCGAAGTCTATCGAGATTCTTTACCTCTCAGGCTGCtcaaaatttgatgaattgCCCGAGGACTTGGGAGATTTGGAATCCTTGACAATTCTCAATGCAGAAGACACTGCCATAAGACAAGTACCAAGTACCATAGTCAGATTGAAGAACCTCAAAGATTTATCACTTTGTGGTTGTAAAGGTTCAACTTCTGCAACATTTCCTTCACGTTTGAGGTCATGGTTTCTTCCAAGAAAAATTCCCAATCCAACCAACCTGTTGCCACCTTCCTTTCATGTCACATCATTGTCGCTCAGGGATTGCAATTTATCTGATGATGCGCTTCCTAGAGATCTTGGGAGCTTACCCTCACTAACCAATCTGGAATTGGACCGTAACAGTTTTCAAAGTCTACCAGCTGGCTTGTGTAGTCTTTTGAGACTTAAAAGTCTAACGTTGGACGATAACACAAGTCTACAAACAATTCCAGCTTTACCTAGAAATTTGGATGTATTGCGCGCTTCGAACTGCACATCATTGGAAAGATTACCAGACATATCAGTAGCTTCACTTATGCGTTTGCTGTATATTGCTAATTGCCCCAAACTGATTGAGGCTCCAGGATTGGATAAATCAAGGTCCATTTCACACATTGACATGGAAGGGTGCTACGATATctcaaatactttaaaaaatagcttGCACAAGGTATTCTTTCTCTGTCTCTGTTTACTTGttaaacatatttttctatgttgttgttaaatatataaaataaaaatggtactCTTTGTGCAGGGATGTATTTCTGGTATGGTACTTCCTGGAAATGAGATTCCTGCCTTGTTCAACTATAAGAATGAGGGTGCTTCAATATTGTTTAAACTACCTGAATTCGACGGCAGGAACTTGAATGGCATGAACGTGTGCATTGTTTGCTCATCTCatttagagaaagaagaaactaAACACATTAGAATCAAATTGACTAATTATACTAAGGGTTTTACCAAGAATTTTCGTGCTGTagcaattaacttggtaaaatcCTGCGAAGATCACCTTTGGCAAGGCCAtatatcaaacaattttttcaaACTTGGTAGTGAAGATGAAGTGGAACTTATTGTAGACTGTATGAACACAATGACTGTGAAGAAGACTGGAGTGTACTTGGTATATGAGCAAGATGAGGCAAGGCTTAAAGCTAAGAGAGGTCTTGATAGTGATGATGAGGCAGGATCAAGCTGTGATACTTCTAGCAAAAAGATTGAGAATTGAGACTAGTCCACAGAACATTGAGGAAAACATGGATGTGGCATAGCTTCAGCCTTCAGGTTTTGGCGTTTTCAATGTTGTCTCTGTTGAAGCTTTagttcaagatgatattttatacATTATGCCTGTGTAATAAAGGGTTTTTGGGACGCAGGAGATTCTAGAAGTGTTGAGTTACCAAATATGGAGTTGAAGGTGTTggattctaaaaaaagaaaaaaagaaaaaaaaagggtacatTGGAAACAGTAGTCCAAGTGTTGAGctaccaaaatttattttttggtaaaattttCAACCCTATTTTGAACATCCagtgtttaatttaaaattatatcttcaATTATGAGACTTATATAACATCTAGGGTTTTCTCTCAAGTCGTTGTTTAATTCACTTCCTTCATATTTTCTCCTTCCAATCTAATATTTCTTAGTTCAGGCTGCccacttttataatatttttgttatttttgtcacGTCTATGGAACTAGCTAGTAGTAGAAGAGCTGTTTTTTACGTACATGATGCTCCTCTTTGCGACCATAAACATTGAAGAATTTCTTGGTGATCTCTGATATTCTTTGCGTTTTATGCATGGTGGTCTACAGGAGGAGATAAATAGTGTTTGcactcttttatctttttttgagtAGTGAATCTTCTATCAAGTTTGGCTCACagcgaaaaaagaaaaaagaaatgctaaattttgaaagaaaagaagacgTTTTGCACCAAATActtttttgaaagtatttaatttataaatacacGTAATATTTTTGTGTAGGACGTCCTACTGACTTCCATATATGTTCTTTGGAGATTAGTATTCGGCAACTTTTATATCTAGGTTAATGTAGGTTTTCAAATCtggtctctctttttttttttttttttttttttatcatgcttaAAGCATTAGGAGATTAATTAGGTTTTTCTAGCAACCGGAATGTCATGGTGTCACTCTCTCCTCTTCCTTTGggctaattaattttagatgGCCCTTCTTTTGGCATGGAATCATGAATAATTATTGACCATCTTGCTTAATCATTTCTGGATGTGATTAAATTGCATCCGTATGGTCTATGATTGTAATAAAGTAAAGATCTACCATAAATAAACATGTGGTTGGAGGAGCTTTTTCGTATTTATATTGTAATTCTGATCCAAGCTCATGAATCCCATAATTCAAATAATGTCTAGCTTGTGGCTAAGTGGACCTCGTCggaaaaaaacttgtttttgtcgCCAAGATGCTATCATTATTTCCATGAGGCCAGTCTCCATAGTTTCAAAagccaacacaaaccatgacAACAACCTTCTCTCCTCTCCATAGTTAACAACTTACCACACAGTCTTTAAccagattcaataaaaaaagaaaaaaaaaaccattatcaaAACACCCTTCTCCTTTGACCATTTCGCTTCAATATCCAAAATACTCCCAGTAATTCAGCTTCAGTTCTCAGACGTTAGCCATCATTTTTAACTTCAAACAAAAATCACCATCGAGCACTAAACCCAGAACTCCCTCCTCCATCTTCAGCCTCCTCTCAAACAAACAATccaaagatatataaaaaataaaaaataaagaagctaGGGTTATACTGcataatacaaattaaatattaaagaaaaatttagcttaaccaaaatatatatataaaaaacctatatataaaataaaaaaattattatacccttaataaataataaaacaaaataattctatATTACCCATCATGATATCTTTAAAAGTAACACGTCCTGGTGTTTTCTTGGGGCAGAAACTCAATAAGACAAAAGTACCTTTGACCTTAACACTTCAGTCTCCATCAAGGCAACCCATCCCAGTCATCAATaatcaaagaagaaacaaaaacaaaacccaataaAACATTCACTATGAACAGTAAGAAATTGAAACCTTGAAAGAAgcaaaataaagagagagaaaaagaatacTCCTTCACCATCATCGTAAAATATTCACGAAGTGGTGGAGTACGTAGTACTTTAGTCTAttgcctcctcctccttcttctacctctaaaaaatataaaaaagacacgttcaaaaacaaagaaaaaaaaggaaagaaaaaaccaatcctttcttgatatttaattaagaaGCAATTAGTCCCCACAAACCAAAAGCTATGATctactttattttttgaaatacagAGCGCTCCAATAATTTGTCAAAATTACGtgagaaaaaaagtattttcaatgaatttagttattttattatagctgttatttttatttaatttttttgtgttaaaaacaatgaaaatcataaataaataaaatacaaaattaaataaaatatatacaaaaaaataaaaaaaaatatagttgggGTTAAAATAGAACTACTAATTTAGCATTACaagcaaaaataaagtttggaaatttttatatcataaataaggatttgattgaagagaaattaaagaaaaaagacttAATCAGACCTTAATTTGGCTAAGATTAGAAGATTAAAGATCAAAggctaaaaaatattcaattatataaaaggatttaaaacaaaaaaaatatgcatttttttaaaaaaaattatgcctagtcaaatatcaaattacccCTCATTTGACATGATAATAATGtaaaaactactgtaaaaatatcaaaggtgaaaaaaattcaattatataaaaagattcataacaaaaaaaatatgcatttttttataaaaaatttatatctagCCAACTATCAAATTACTCCTCATTTGACATGatatataattatgtaaaaactactgtaaaaatacaaaattggcTCTTGACTctagctttattttttatttatttaaggattattttgattgttttctatgtataattaaaataaaaaatttatttgtttcaatcaaTTTGGTaacattgtgattttttattttatttttttatatttggttaaataCTAAATTAGCTCTTATTTGAcatgataattatataaaaaccattacaaaaatataaaatggaccattgactctaattttattttttttataacataattaaaataaaaaaatttacttgttTCCAATCAATTTAGTAATCagcactgtaaaaaaaaaatttcaattcccCAGTAacgtatttaaattttttgattgagtgataaaaatattaaaatagtattttcacTCACATGActgaaatgtttttcaaaaggaTTTGGATTGTGTTATATATATCTCTCTGCAAGTTGCCATCTTTGTGGCCGACATTGACAAAGAATATATGTTGTTTATTAACAAGATAACtcaagaggttttttttctcaaacaatagaaaaaaaatagcatatttGAGCGAGGCCCTCGCAAGCTGCACGCGGCACATGCACCTctcttgaaaaaacaataaaaaaattcccaccatataaaataaaataataaaataatgaattagcATGGATTTATGGCTGGCTTCCCCCTACATGTGGCTGCGTTTGTTTTGCAACTATTGTTGTGTTTGCTGCAAGTtcgtcaattttgttttgatagatattttgtttttttaattggaataaaatattttagttttggaaTGTTTCGACGTGCCGTTTTagggttgtactgttcatatatatatatatatatatatatatatatatataacaaacataattcaaattcaagataaattaattataaattatgcaatacaaacacaatgccaaacaaatataatttcaaaatttaaaatatttctaaatagtcaagattaaatagatctttaactt
Coding sequences within:
- the LOC18110155 gene encoding disease resistance protein RPV1 isoform X4, producing MTSSFSSGSSSSSSSSKPWIYDVFLSFRGEDTRKNFTDHLYFALKDAGINTFRDDNELRSGEDISTELLQAIQKSRISVILFSRNYANSRWCLEGLVKIMECWRSWRQLVFPIFYDVDPSDVRKQTGSFAEAFSGHEERFVLQTDKGKVATWRMALTEAANLSGWDLRNVADGHEAKFIKKIVGEISRELSSTYLFIAFYPVGINSRVQQLNFLLNAGSNEVCIVGICGMGGIGKTTIAKAMYYELFHSFDGKCFLANVREISQQPNGHVKLQEQLLFDILKTDKIKIGNVDRGMNMIKERLHSRKVLLILDDVDKLDQLQAIAGSRDWFGSGSRIIVTTRDKHVLTVLGADRVYMAREMNDIEALELFSWHAFRTSHPVEDYKELSEQIVDYCGRLPLALEVIGSFLFGRSIVEWKSALEKLRRIPDDQIQKKLQISFDGLNDDTQKDLFLDISCFFVGMDKEYVLPILNGCDFFADIGLGVLTQRCLVSVNEKNKLIMHDLLRDLGREIVRAQSPNNPGRRSRLWIREEVADILRRNMATEATQGMAINLLKGNDMKVDLNVFCNLQNLRLLQLNHVKLAGGCEYLLRKLTWLCWHGFPLSFIPDGLYGENLVAIDMRHSNLRQVKNSKFLLKLKFLNLSHSHYLYRTPDFSRLPHLEKLKLKDCRSLVEVHHSIGYLDRLVLVNLKDCKQLRRLPSSFWKSKSIEILYLSGCSKFDELPEDLGDLESLTILNAEDTAIRQVPSTIVRLKNLKDLSLCGCKGSTSATFPSRLRSWFLPRKIPNPTNLLPPSFHVTSLSLRDCNLSDDALPRDLGSLPSLTNLELDRNSFQSLPAGLCSLLRLKSLTLDDNTSLQTIPALPRNLDVLRASNCTSLERLPDISVASLMRLLYIANCPKLIEAPGLDKSRSISHIDMEGCYDISNTLKNSLHKGCISGMVLPGNEIPALFNYKNEGASILFKLPEFDGRNLNGMNVCIVCSSHLEKEETKHIRIKLTNYTKGFTKNFRAVAINLVKSCEDHLWQGHISNNFFKLGSEDEVELIVDCMNTMTVKKTGVYLVYEQDEARLKAKRGLDSDDEAGSSCDTSSKKIEN
- the LOC18110155 gene encoding disease resistance protein RPV1 isoform X2, whose translation is MTSSFSSGSSSSSSSSKPWIYDVFLSFRGEDTRKNFTDHLYFALKDAGINTFRDDNELRSGEDISTELLQAIQKSRISVILFSRNYANSRWCLEGLVKIMECWRSWRQLVFPIFYDVDPSDVRKQTGSFAEAFSGHEERFVLQTDKGKVATWRMALTEAANLSGWDLRNVADGHEAKFIKKIVGEISRELSSTYLFIAFYPVGINSRVQQLNFLLNAGSNEVCIVGICGMGGIGKTTIAKAMYYELFHSFDGKCFLANVREISQQPNGHVKLQEQLLFDILKTDKIKIGNVDRGMNMIKERLHSRKVLLILDDVDKLDQLQAIAGSRDWFGSGSRIIVTTRDKHVLTVLGADRVYMAREMNDIEALELFSWHAFRTSHPVEDYKELSEQIVDYCGRLPLALEVIGSFLFGRSIVEWKSALEKLRRIPDDQIQKKLQISFDGLNDDTQKDLFLDISCFFVGMDKEYVLPILNGCDFFADIGLGVLTQRCLVSVNEKNKLIMHDLLRDLGREIVRAQSPNNPGRRSRLWIREEVADILRRNMATEATQGMAINLLKGNDMKVDLNVFCNLQNLRLLQLNHVKLAGGCEYLLRKLTWLCWHGFPLSFIPDGLYGENLVAIDMRHSNLRQVKNSKFLLKLKFLNLSHSHYLYRTPDFSRLPHLEKLKLKDCRSLVEVHHSIGYLDRLVLVNLKDCKQLRRLPSSFWKSKSIEILYLSGCSKFDELPEDLGDLESLTILNAEDTAIRQVPSTIVRLKNLKDLSLCGCKGSTSATFPSRLRSWFLPRKIPNPTNLLPPSFHVTSLSLRDCNLSDDALPRDLGSLPSLTNLELDRNSFQSLPAGLCSLLRLKSLTLDDNTSLQTIPALPRNLDVLRASNCTSLERLPDISVASLMRLLYIANCPKLIEAPGLDKSRSISHIDMEGCYDISNTLKNSLHKGCISGMVLPGNEIPALFNYKNEGASILFKLPEFDGRNLNGMNVCIVCSSHLEKEETKHIRIKLTNYTKGFTKNFRAVAINLVKSCEDHLWQGHISNNFFKLGSEDEVELIVDCMNTMTVKKTGVYLVYEQDEARLKAKRGLDSDDEAGSSCDNLLLAKRLRMETSPQNIEENMDVA